A window of Halichoerus grypus chromosome 15, mHalGry1.hap1.1, whole genome shotgun sequence genomic DNA:
tcatggtgtggggtgtatgtgtgtgtgtgtgcgtgcatgtgcaggCATGTGCCTTTGgcaggtgtctgtgtgtgtacatggggagggggtaactggaGCTAGGCTATATATAAAGACTTAAGCAGTGCCCATGCAACGTTCTTTTAAGACCCTGAGCCCTTTCTGACCCCACTCTCCCAGGACCCAGGTACTGCTATGTCTGGAGGTCCAGCCTGGGACCATTTTCACAGAATTTGCCCTTGGATGCTCAGGAGCCCCCCTCCAGGGCTGGGGTGCTGAGGACACACACCCTCATGACTCAGAAGGGTTGTTGCCTTTATTGACGGTCCACTGTGTCTGTGTCTGGCACTGCCCACAGCTTACTGCCCTCAGGTGAGCCCAGGTACCTGCTCAGGAGAGGCCAGGCCTTGGGCGTGGGGAGCAGCATCCTGGAATCTCCCTGCTCTGGTGGCCACAGTCTCCCCAGAACTGTAGGGACCCAGGAGGTCCAGATCCCAGGGCATCAAAGAAGACTCAGGCCGAGGAGGATGGTGGTaagggaggccagcagggcccCTGGCTGGTGGTAGAAGCTGGAGGCCTCTGAGTAGCCATACTTGGTCCTGCAGGAATCCTCCAGCTTGTCCAGTGGGATGGGTTCCTCCTCAGGAGTTTGCGTGTGATCGCTCACCTGGGGACAGACACGGGCTGGGTTGCCTGCCTGCCGGCCGGCTGACaacactgaaagaaaacaacAGCACCCCCCTCACCTGTTCCACTGCCTTGAAGACCCTGAGCAGGTTGTCGGCCAGGGCGCCCCTGACCTCCGCCTCTGTCCACTGCCTTCTGAGCAGCTCGGCCACCAGGTCTGGGTACTTGGACACGTCCTCAAGCCCCGAGGGGaccctgaggtgaaggcagagagAACCAGGCTATGCATtccagggctcagggctcaggggcCCGTCCACCTCCCCACACGCCACTGAGTTGCCCACGGCCCCATCCCAAGGCACCGGGGGTCCAGTGGAGTTGCCTTGAGAGTGAGACATGCTGGGCCTGTCTGCAGTGACCTACTTCCTAGCTTCAGACCCTCAGGACATGTTTCTGGGGGGTGTGACCCTCCCAGCTCATCCACAGGACACTGGCCTTGCCCCTTACCTTGAAACACCATCAAAGTCCCCACCAAAGCCCACGGCTCCGGCTCCCGCCACCTTCTTGATGTGGTCCAGATGGTCTGCCAAAGAAGGCAGCAGGTGTGGGTCCCAGGAGCAGGACCCCCGCCCCTGCCGCCGTGGCCGCTCACATCCACCTACCTGCTACCTGGGACAGGGTCGCCTCCTTTCGGCAGGAAACATAGTCGTTGTAGAAATTCACCATCACCAGGCTGCCTGTCTGGTTCTGCTCAGGAGAAGGGCGGGGCTGTGGGCGCAGGAGGGAGTGCCGCCACCCGGGACCAGCCCGGGGAGCAGGGCGGacccccacaccctgccccacAGCCCCTCACCACCAGCTGGAGCACATGATCGGGCACGTTGCGCCGGTGTTGGCACAGGCTGTAGGCTGAGGAGTGGCTGAAGATGACGGGGGCCTTGGACAGCTTCAGGGTCGCATTCATGGTGGCCACGGACACGTGGGCCAAGTCAATGATGACCCCCAGCCGGTTCATCTCCTTCACCACGCTCTGCAGGAACACGGGGTGCAGGGGCCAGGAAGGCTGCACTGGACACACTGGTGTTTGCACAGCCTTCTGGGGTTCACCACAGCCCCCCTAACAAGTCCAGGCATGGGGGGGCGGGTTTGGGCAAGGGCCCCTTGCTGGGCCAGGTGCTCATGAACCCTTCAATGGCTGGGGGTGCCCTGGAAGGTGACCCTTCCAGTGAATACCCACCCTGGGACAACCCCTGCCAGCTCCGGCTGATAGGAAACCGAGGGCCTGAGAGGTAAGACCCTGGGTCCGGGGTCACTTCTCCTCTGAGGGGGACTGTGGTCCTTGCCGAATGCCCTGCTCACCTGGCCGAAGTCTGACAGGCCTTGGCTCTGGGCCTTGTCCTCTCCTTTGTCCACCAGCCAGTTGTCAGCCCTGGGAGAGCAGACAGCAGGTGTCCCAGGGGCAGAGTGCTCATCCTGGCCCACCCACGTCCCCGACGCCCGGAAGGACAGGGAGGTGCCGGAGGAGGGCAGAGCTAGTGTTTGACCCCCACCCTGTGACCCTCCCGCGTGGCCCGTGGGCCCTCCCTGGGGTCACTTACCAGGGCGTGTTGCAGCTGTGGGTGAGGGTCAGGTACCGCATGCCCAGGTGGTAGAGTGCCCGCAGGACGCCCAGGCTGCTGTCTATGGAGTGGCCGCCCTCCACGCCAACGAGACTGGCTATGCGCCCCTCCTGGAAGGCCTGCCGGATGCCTGTGAGGAGAGCCAGCTGGGGGCGTGCCCGCACGTCCCGGGAGCTTCCACAGGGCACACCTGGGCAGTCCGAGCTGCTCTGTTCcgggatggggctgggggagcaggggctcAGCAGGGCGGGCTGGACCCGGACCCACCTGTGCTGTTGGTGACGCACACAAAGGTCTCAGGGTACATCTGGCACATGCGGTGGATGACATCGATCTGCTCCAGTATCCTCCTCACAGCGTCTTTGTTCTGGGTGTCGCAGGGGGTGTATGCAGACCAGAACTAGGGGGCACGGGGGAGAGGGGCTAGGAGCGGAGCCTCTGAGTCCCACCCCCCACGTGCACAGGGGCGTCTCGGAGGCCCTCCCGTGGCCTGTGTGGCCATGAGTCCCCTCCGAAGACTCGTGGCCCCAAGGGGCTCAGGAGGTACCACCACCAGGGAGCCAGAACCCCGGCGGGGCGAGTGCAGGGCTGAGCTGAGGCCTACCTGGCCCCCCACAAAGCCAGCCTTCAGCTTGGGGATGTTGGTGTGTGTTTGGGCGAGGCTCGTCAGGTTGGCCTTCGCTTGCTGGAGCTGGTTGTTGAACATGGTTAGCAGCTGCCAGGGAAGGTCGTTGTGCCTGGGGGGCCCGGGGGGCAGGAGAAGGGTCAGAGGCAAGGCAGGATGGCCACGTGCACCTGGGGCCTCCCCTGTTTCTCACGGGCTCAGAGCTAAAGCCAGCCACAGGGGTGACACAGGGCTCCACGCTTATGGACACACCTGCACAGAGTAGCTGCTCCCTTGTGCCCCACACCCAGCCCAGGTCCCCAGAGGGAAAAGCGGCCCTGGGCAGCAGGGCGGGAGCTGGGTGTGGGACCCTGACCCTGACCGTTTTCACAAGTTAACGATGAACTCCTCCCcttgcagggagggggcagggatgtGGGTGTGGCCTGCCCTTGGGGGCCTGGCACCCCCCACCGCATCCTCCTGGGGCTGCAGGAGCAGGGCATCGGGGGCTCTGGGACAGCCCTGCCCTGTTTGCGAGCACATCCTAATATGCTTCCAAAGCACTGAGGCCCCTCTGAGTTTTCCCAGGAGCCAGTAGGGGTGAGTGctttggagggagagaggagaggaggaagggaggaggaagggggttgAATGTCAGCAGCTGGTCGGGGGCTGCAAAGGCAGAACCCACAGGGCTGGGCAGATTCCTCCCTGGACCCAGGAACCAGGAGCAGCCCGAAGCAGGAGAGACCTCTGGGGCGCCAGGTCCCCCTAAGTTCCACGTGTGGAAGAGGTATGGGCCAGGGAGCTGAttggaaatgcagagtctcaggcccagCTCAGACCTGCCGGTTGGAATCTGCACTTTAATCAGCCGGGCCTGGAAGGCGGGACACCTGTGGAGACGCCCCCGCTGGATCCCTGACGCAGTGCCAAGGGGCCTTCGTCCTGGTGTCTCGCGGCCcacccagccccttcccaggGGGCACTGCCGGTGTGGGGGGCCACTCCTGCTTTCGagacccctccccccaggacGAGCAGCCGTGGCCTCAGCCCCCATCCAGTGTCCCTCTCCAATCCTGGCTCCCGCCTCTCAGCTCCCACCTGTAACGGGGATGCTTCTGTACCTTCCTCAGAGCAACTGAGGGTAGAGGAGTAACTGCTAGCACCCGGGCCTCGTAGGCCCGCCGCCCCTGCTCTTTCGGGGGGGCTCCTGCCACAGCTGCGTCGTGATGTCACAGGGTGTGGGCTGCTGGC
This region includes:
- the DPEP1 gene encoding dipeptidase 1, with the protein product MWISWWLWPLVALCTGDQFRDEAERIMRGTPVIDGHNDLPWQLLTMFNNQLQQAKANLTSLAQTHTNIPKLKAGFVGGQFWSAYTPCDTQNKDAVRRILEQIDVIHRMCQMYPETFVCVTNSTGIRQAFQEGRIASLVGVEGGHSIDSSLGVLRALYHLGMRYLTLTHSCNTPWADNWLVDKGEDKAQSQGLSDFGQSVVKEMNRLGVIIDLAHVSVATMNATLKLSKAPVIFSHSSAYSLCQHRRNVPDHVLQLVNQTGSLVMVNFYNDYVSCRKEATLSQVADHLDHIKKVAGAGAVGFGGDFDGVSRVPSGLEDVSKYPDLVAELLRRQWTEAEVRGALADNLLRVFKAVEQVSDHTQTPEEEPIPLDKLEDSCRTKYGYSEASSFYHQPGALLASLTTILLGLSLL